A genomic stretch from Mesoplodon densirostris isolate mMesDen1 chromosome 3, mMesDen1 primary haplotype, whole genome shotgun sequence includes:
- the SWSAP1 gene encoding ATPase SWSAP1: MAETLRRVLNSGSAAGPGENTAEAEPPLLLLGGHGSGKTALLFAAALEAAGEGRGPVLFLTRRPLQSLPRGTGAALEPLRLQKIRFQYPPSTRELLRLLCSAHETRGPTPSLVLLDGLEEYLAEDPGSQEAAYLAALLLDTAAHFSHRVGSGRGCGLIVALQTQEEEDSATALQLALLQRYFPAQCWLQPDAPGPGQYCLRACLEPGGLGPRAEWRVTFRQDGEMTVTPWPMQAGDTSLHKGSSFGGQP, encoded by the exons ATGGCGGAGACACTGAGGCGGGTGCTAAACTCGGGCAGCGCGGCTGGCCCCGGGGAGAACACAGCTGAGGCTGAACCGCCTTTGCTGCTGCTCGGCGGTCACGGCTCTGGAAAGACAGCGCTGCTATTCGCGGCGGCCCTGGAGGCGGCAGGGGAAGGCCGAGGCCCTGTCCTCTTCCTGACTCGGAGGCCTCTGCAAAGCCTGCCTCGCGGGACTGGAGCTGCGCTCGAACCCTTGCGGTTACAG aAGATCCGCTTCCAATACCCACCCTCTACCCGTGAGCTCCTCCGGCTCCTGTGCTCTGCCCATGAGACCCGGGGGCCAACACCCTCTCTCGTGCTGCTCGATGGCCTGGAGGAGTACCTAGCGGAAGACCCCGGGTCCCAGGAAGCCGCCTACCTGGCCGCCCTGCTTCTGGACACAGCTGCCCACTTCAGCCACCGGGTTGGGTCTGGCCGGGGCTGTGGACTCATTGTGGCCCTCCAGACCCAGGAGGAGGAAGACAGTGCGACTGCCCTGCAGTTGGCACTGCTTCAGAGGTATTTCCCTGCCCAGTGCTGGCTGCAGCCCGAtgcaccaggcccaggacagtaCTGCCTCCGAGCCTGCCTGGAGCCAGGTGGGCTGGGTCCCAGGGCAGAGTGGCGGGTGACTTTCCGACAAGATGGAGAGATGACAGTCACCCCGTGGCCCATGCAGGCTGGTGACACCAGCCTGCACAAGGGTTCAAGCTTTGGAGGCCAACCTTGA